The Clostridiaceae bacterium HFYG-1003 genome includes a window with the following:
- the rny gene encoding ribonuclease Y: MAIGGDVILTAVLLAVALGAVVYSGIVSKNKLKETESKLKETDLKIESELSAAKEKAESLKKEALLEAKDENHRLRIELDREIKERRSEIARLEKRTIQKEETLDRKIDNIEKKEETLNRKLNDIQEKEKQADDLHQLRKTELERVSGYTSDEAKRVLLDEISQSAKHEAAILVKEIETRAREEGDRRAREIITQSIQRCASDHVSETTVHVVSLPNDEMKGRIIGREGRNIRTLETLTGVDLIIDDTPEAVILSSFDPIRREVAKNALEKLIVDGRIHPARIEEMVEKSKKDVENGIKEEGEQAAFETGIHNLHPELQKLVGRLKFRTSYGQNVLKHSIEVSKLCGLMATELGLDPTVAKRAGLLHDIGKAVDHEVEGSHAMIGAELAKKYHEPPAVVNAIGAHHGDLEMENLEAVLVQAADAISAARPGARRETLETYIRRLEKLEEIANSYEGVEKSYAIQAGREIRIVVKPEIVDDLGATQMAKDIVKRVEQELDYPGQIKINVIRETRAIDYAK; encoded by the coding sequence ATGGCCATCGGAGGAGACGTCATCCTTACTGCCGTATTATTGGCTGTCGCCCTTGGAGCGGTCGTCTATTCGGGGATCGTTTCTAAAAATAAACTGAAAGAAACCGAAAGCAAGCTGAAAGAAACAGACTTGAAGATCGAGTCTGAACTCTCAGCCGCGAAAGAAAAAGCAGAAAGTCTCAAGAAAGAAGCCTTGCTTGAGGCTAAGGACGAAAATCACAGGCTTCGAATCGAATTAGACCGGGAAATCAAAGAACGCCGTTCTGAGATCGCACGGTTGGAAAAACGTACCATTCAGAAGGAAGAGACGCTCGACCGCAAAATCGATAACATCGAGAAGAAGGAAGAGACGTTAAATCGCAAGCTCAACGACATACAGGAAAAGGAAAAGCAGGCGGATGATCTGCACCAGTTAAGGAAGACTGAACTGGAGCGCGTATCCGGCTACACCTCAGATGAAGCAAAACGCGTGCTGCTGGATGAAATCAGCCAGAGCGCGAAGCATGAAGCCGCCATCCTCGTAAAGGAAATTGAGACCAGAGCCAGAGAAGAAGGCGATCGGCGTGCTCGAGAAATCATCACGCAGTCGATTCAGCGCTGTGCTTCCGATCATGTATCGGAAACTACTGTTCATGTGGTATCGCTTCCCAATGATGAAATGAAAGGCCGGATCATCGGCCGCGAAGGACGCAACATTCGTACCCTGGAAACCCTTACCGGTGTCGATCTGATTATTGATGACACTCCGGAAGCAGTCATTCTGTCCAGCTTTGATCCGATTCGGAGAGAAGTGGCCAAGAACGCTCTGGAAAAACTGATTGTGGACGGACGAATCCATCCCGCCCGCATCGAAGAAATGGTAGAAAAGTCCAAGAAGGATGTTGAAAATGGAATCAAGGAAGAAGGCGAACAGGCTGCTTTTGAAACAGGCATCCATAACCTTCATCCGGAACTGCAGAAATTGGTCGGACGCCTCAAGTTCCGCACCAGCTATGGCCAGAACGTGCTGAAACACTCCATCGAAGTGTCCAAGCTGTGCGGTCTCATGGCAACTGAGCTTGGATTGGATCCCACCGTTGCAAAACGGGCCGGACTGCTCCATGACATTGGAAAAGCCGTAGATCATGAAGTCGAAGGATCGCATGCCATGATTGGAGCGGAGTTAGCCAAGAAGTACCATGAACCACCTGCGGTGGTGAATGCCATCGGTGCACATCACGGGGATCTGGAAATGGAAAACCTGGAAGCCGTTTTAGTCCAGGCAGCAGACGCGATTTCTGCCGCTAGACCAGGCGCCAGACGTGAGACTCTGGAGACCTACATCAGAAGACTTGAAAAATTAGAAGAAATTGCAAATTCATACGAAGGCGTGGAGAAATCTTATGCAATCCAGGCTGGAAGAGAAATCAGAATCGTAGTCAAACCGGAAATCGTTGATGATCTGGGCGCAACACAGATGGCGAAAGATATCGTCAAGCGGGTAGAACAGGAACTGGATTACCCGGGCCAGATAAAGATCAACGTCATTCGTGAGACGAGAGCGATCGATTACGCTAAATAG
- the recA gene encoding recombinase RecA: protein MPVNADKLKAIEAAMGQIEKQFGKGSIMKLGDDAKMNVESIPTGCLDLDIALGIGGIPRGRIIEVYGPESSGKTTVALHMVAEAQKLGGIAAFIDAEHALDPQYARVIGVDIDNLIVSQPDTGEQALEITEALVRSNAVDIVVVDSVAALVPRAEIEGEMGDSHVGLQARLMSQALRKLTASISKSRCCVVFINQLREKVGIMFGNPEVTPGGRALKFYASVRLDVRRTDTIKTGDEFMGSRTRIKVTKNKVAPPFRQAEFDIMYYGGISREGNIIDVGVKEDIVGKSGAWFYYGETRLGQGRENAKNYLRESPELALVLENKIREKHNLPLLKGSDLPGETSGSEMSPEEKPAKADKAKTVK from the coding sequence ATGCCAGTAAACGCAGATAAGCTGAAAGCAATTGAAGCGGCCATGGGCCAAATAGAAAAACAATTCGGAAAGGGTTCCATCATGAAGCTGGGGGATGACGCGAAGATGAACGTCGAATCCATCCCCACCGGATGCCTTGACCTCGACATTGCGCTGGGAATCGGCGGCATTCCCAGAGGCCGGATCATTGAAGTCTACGGTCCGGAATCCTCCGGAAAAACCACGGTTGCTCTGCACATGGTGGCAGAAGCCCAGAAACTCGGAGGCATTGCTGCCTTCATTGATGCGGAACATGCATTGGATCCGCAATACGCTAGAGTAATCGGCGTTGATATCGACAACCTCATCGTGTCCCAGCCGGATACCGGTGAACAGGCCCTGGAGATCACAGAAGCCCTGGTTCGTTCTAACGCTGTGGATATTGTCGTAGTAGACTCCGTCGCTGCCCTGGTACCGCGGGCGGAAATTGAAGGAGAAATGGGTGATTCCCACGTCGGCCTGCAGGCCAGACTCATGTCCCAGGCCCTGCGCAAACTGACGGCATCCATCAGCAAGAGCCGGTGCTGCGTGGTGTTTATCAACCAGCTGCGAGAGAAGGTCGGCATTATGTTTGGAAATCCGGAAGTAACGCCGGGTGGTCGGGCACTTAAATTCTACGCATCCGTTCGTCTGGACGTGCGTCGTACTGATACGATTAAAACCGGAGATGAGTTTATGGGCAGCCGGACCCGGATCAAAGTGACCAAAAACAAGGTTGCCCCTCCATTCCGGCAGGCAGAGTTCGACATCATGTACTATGGCGGGATCTCCAGAGAAGGCAATATCATCGATGTCGGTGTCAAAGAAGATATTGTTGGTAAATCCGGCGCCTGGTTCTATTATGGAGAAACCAGACTGGGGCAGGGTCGTGAGAATGCGAAAAATTACCTCAGAGAGAGTCCTGAGCTGGCGCTGGTTTTGGAAAACAAGATCCGGGAAAAGCATAATCTGCCCTTGTTGAAGGGAAGTGATTTGCCTGGAGAAACTTCCGGCTCGGAGATGAGTCCTGAAGAAAAGCCGGCAAAAGCTGACAAAGCGAAGACTGTGAAATAA
- a CDS encoding tetratricopeptide repeat protein yields MEQQKERLNSLLFLEFNRDKAAEIFSVKQLINETDELYVPVNPEFLVQKITNNEVPKDLPVAEFIIGMAFALAIDPDFKYAADYRAMLKGFQGTEQILKKKIAQLFEQEKRMDSYLLLKGLYEVSGDEETENILLSTGEELALADPAWMTEVLQCCEEAIVNGNANGYLIRGSLENARGNEVQALTALKSYLEKGGEATSAVLLRIEELERNTRAEDAYRNIQEDPRGSLETLLELYPREQTNPRLIFAIAVCYRLLGNHEKAIFYLEEAQSLDPGYFDVLNELGLNYALMEDFGTARDYFKAVFDATRELEPMTNLMISLFHLGETEEALELFRRAEEIAPEDEILQRIRQAYVEGV; encoded by the coding sequence ATGGAACAGCAGAAAGAACGGCTGAATTCGCTTTTATTCCTGGAATTTAACCGGGACAAGGCCGCAGAAATTTTTTCAGTGAAACAGCTGATCAACGAAACGGATGAATTGTATGTTCCGGTCAATCCGGAGTTCTTAGTGCAGAAAATTACGAATAATGAGGTCCCCAAGGATTTGCCGGTCGCCGAGTTTATCATCGGCATGGCGTTTGCGCTGGCGATCGATCCGGATTTTAAGTACGCCGCGGATTATCGGGCAATGCTGAAAGGCTTTCAAGGAACCGAGCAGATTCTGAAAAAGAAAATCGCTCAGCTTTTCGAGCAGGAGAAACGCATGGACAGTTATCTTCTCCTGAAAGGATTGTATGAAGTCAGCGGAGATGAAGAAACGGAGAATATTCTGCTTTCCACCGGCGAGGAACTGGCACTGGCGGATCCGGCGTGGATGACTGAAGTTCTGCAATGCTGCGAAGAGGCCATTGTCAATGGAAATGCCAATGGTTATCTGATCAGAGGCTCGCTGGAAAATGCCCGGGGAAATGAAGTACAGGCTCTGACCGCCCTGAAAAGCTATCTGGAAAAAGGGGGAGAAGCCACAAGCGCGGTTTTGCTTCGAATTGAAGAGCTGGAGCGAAACACCCGGGCGGAAGATGCCTACCGGAATATCCAGGAGGATCCCCGGGGCAGTTTGGAAACACTGCTGGAGCTTTATCCCCGGGAACAGACCAATCCTCGGCTTATCTTTGCCATTGCCGTCTGCTATCGATTGCTGGGCAATCATGAAAAGGCCATTTTCTATCTGGAAGAAGCACAGAGCCTTGATCCCGGCTATTTTGACGTCCTGAATGAATTGGGCCTGAATTACGCACTGATGGAAGACTTTGGCACAGCCCGGGATTATTTTAAAGCGGTATTCGATGCCACCAGGGAATTGGAGCCGATGACCAACCTGATGATCAGTCTGTTCCATCTGGGGGAGACCGAGGAGGCGCTGGAACTGTTTCGACGGGCGGAAGAGATCGCCCCGGAAGATGAAATCCTTCAAAGGATTCGTCAGGCTTACGTGGAAGGCGTCTGA
- a CDS encoding phospho-sugar mutase — MEYRKKYESWLSDEAIGAEYREELSTLTDEKEIEDRFYRELEFGTAGLRGVRGAGTNRINEHTVGKATLGLARYLTRQNGQARIVIGYDSRIKSTEFARISAQILAHQGHKVYLFDSLRPVPLLSFAIRYLGCDSGIVITASHNPAEYNGYKVYSSYGGQVTDEEAAAILAEIEGVSSYGEIQVKDFDTALADQSIEIVGEKVDRAYYESIKTLCIKKDLIQDRAGELKVIYTPLHGSGNVPVRTILSELGYSQVHVVPEQELPDGRFPTAPYPNPENPAVFELALKMNETINADLIFGTDPDADRLGVVVIEKDGNTRVLSGNQTGMLITSYMLKALSEEGRLPDHGVVIKTIVTTESVRRIAAKYGVEVMDVLTGFKYIGEKIEEFLETKSHQFIFGFEESFGYSLGTYTRDKDAVVTAMMVCEMALYYKSKGMTLYDALMDVYEEFGYFREGLMSYTRKGKEGSEEIRASLDYFRTLDLKELGGIQVVSKQDFLTSKEMLADGTVRELTLPPSNVIKFMLADDSWFVIRPSGTEPKMKAYVAVRGTSLEDAQQRLTDFTARVEELVQASFGS, encoded by the coding sequence ATGGAATATCGGAAAAAATATGAATCCTGGCTCAGCGATGAGGCCATCGGAGCGGAATATCGGGAAGAACTCAGTACTCTTACCGATGAAAAAGAGATCGAGGACCGGTTCTACCGGGAACTGGAATTTGGCACTGCCGGACTGCGTGGCGTACGCGGAGCCGGAACCAACCGGATCAATGAACATACTGTGGGCAAAGCAACGCTCGGACTCGCCCGGTATTTAACCAGACAGAATGGTCAGGCCAGGATTGTCATTGGGTATGATTCCCGGATCAAATCCACCGAGTTTGCCCGGATCTCGGCGCAGATTCTGGCTCATCAGGGGCATAAGGTTTATTTGTTTGATTCGCTGCGGCCTGTGCCGCTGCTGTCCTTTGCCATCCGATACCTGGGCTGTGATTCAGGAATTGTCATCACGGCTTCGCATAATCCGGCCGAATATAACGGATATAAGGTCTACAGCTCCTATGGCGGACAGGTCACGGATGAAGAAGCTGCCGCAATCCTGGCAGAGATTGAAGGAGTATCTTCCTACGGGGAGATTCAGGTCAAAGACTTCGACACGGCTCTGGCGGATCAAAGCATCGAAATCGTGGGTGAAAAAGTAGACCGGGCGTATTATGAATCCATCAAAACGCTGTGCATCAAGAAAGATTTAATTCAGGATCGGGCGGGCGAGCTGAAAGTTATTTATACCCCGCTGCATGGTTCGGGCAATGTCCCGGTGCGGACAATTCTGTCTGAGCTGGGCTACTCCCAGGTCCATGTCGTGCCGGAACAGGAGCTGCCCGACGGCCGCTTTCCCACGGCGCCGTATCCGAATCCGGAAAACCCGGCGGTCTTTGAGCTGGCCTTGAAGATGAATGAAACCATTAATGCGGATCTCATATTCGGTACGGATCCGGATGCGGACCGGCTTGGCGTAGTGGTTATCGAAAAGGATGGCAACACACGGGTCCTGTCCGGCAATCAGACCGGCATGCTGATCACCAGCTACATGCTGAAAGCATTGAGCGAAGAAGGCCGGCTGCCCGACCACGGAGTGGTGATCAAGACCATCGTCACCACGGAAAGCGTCCGGCGCATCGCTGCCAAGTATGGGGTTGAAGTGATGGATGTCCTGACCGGATTTAAGTATATCGGAGAAAAAATCGAAGAATTCCTTGAAACGAAATCCCATCAGTTCATTTTTGGATTTGAGGAGTCCTTTGGTTATTCGCTGGGAACCTATACCCGCGACAAGGATGCCGTTGTAACCGCTATGATGGTATGCGAAATGGCCTTGTATTACAAATCGAAGGGCATGACGCTCTACGATGCTCTCATGGATGTCTATGAGGAATTCGGTTATTTCCGAGAAGGACTGATGTCCTATACCAGAAAAGGCAAGGAAGGCTCGGAAGAAATTCGGGCATCTCTTGATTATTTCCGCACGCTTGATTTGAAAGAGCTGGGCGGCATCCAGGTCGTGAGCAAACAGGATTTTCTCACGTCAAAAGAAATGCTGGCAGACGGTACAGTCAGAGAACTGACGCTGCCGCCCTCCAATGTCATCAAGTTCATGCTGGCGGATGACTCCTGGTTTGTCATTCGGCCCTCCGGTACCGAGCCGAAAATGAAGGCCTATGTCGCCGTACGAGGCACATCGCTTGAAGATGCCCAGCAACGGCTGACTGATTTCACCGCTCGAGTAGAGGAACTGGTTCAGGCATCCTTTGGGTCCTGA
- a CDS encoding aminotransferase class I/II-fold pyridoxal phosphate-dependent enzyme translates to MYKLNQDETPLFDALMEYVARDTIPFHVPGHKKGQGIDAEFKKFIGENPFKIDVTVFKLVDSLHHPTGPIKEAQALAADAYGSDATFFSIHGTSGAIQAMIMSVVGAGDTIIVPRNVHKSVTAGIILSGAVPVYMQPELDKNLGIANGVLPETVEETLKENPHAKAVLIINPTYYGVSTDLKRIAEIVHSYDIPLIVDEAHGPHLKFNEKLPMSAMEAGADLCSQSTHKIIGAMTQGSLLHVRTKYVDIARVQQIMNLLQTTSPSYILMASLDTSRRQIALEGKELLDQAIQLAGYVRQEINKIPGFYCYGEELLGQPGVYAIDPTKICITCRDLGITGFDLDMILSNKYHIQMELSDLYNVLAVGSFGDTRENMDKLLDALREISKEYINENTRKADFLDIPPIPKQVLIPREAFNGNKTSVPLKESVGEVSGEFLMAYPPGIPILCPGEVITEEIVNYVEDLKKTGLYVQGTEDPKVENILVVV, encoded by the coding sequence GTGTATAAGCTCAACCAAGATGAGACACCGCTATTTGATGCTCTGATGGAGTATGTTGCCAGGGATACGATTCCCTTTCACGTCCCGGGGCATAAAAAGGGCCAGGGAATCGATGCTGAATTCAAAAAGTTCATAGGGGAAAACCCGTTCAAAATAGACGTTACGGTATTCAAGCTGGTGGATTCGCTGCATCATCCCACCGGTCCCATTAAAGAAGCTCAGGCCCTGGCTGCTGACGCCTATGGTTCGGATGCGACATTCTTTTCGATCCACGGAACATCCGGTGCCATCCAGGCCATGATTATGTCCGTCGTGGGAGCCGGCGATACCATCATCGTCCCCCGCAATGTACATAAGTCAGTCACTGCCGGCATCATTCTTTCCGGTGCCGTGCCCGTCTACATGCAGCCGGAACTGGATAAAAACCTCGGCATTGCCAATGGCGTTCTGCCCGAAACGGTAGAAGAGACCCTGAAGGAAAATCCTCATGCCAAAGCTGTCCTGATCATCAATCCCACCTATTACGGCGTATCCACGGACCTGAAACGGATCGCTGAGATTGTACACAGCTATGACATTCCGCTGATTGTGGATGAAGCCCACGGACCGCACCTTAAGTTCAATGAGAAGCTGCCCATGAGTGCAATGGAAGCGGGAGCAGATCTTTGCTCCCAGTCCACTCATAAGATCATTGGCGCCATGACTCAGGGATCACTCCTTCATGTCCGAACCAAGTATGTTGACATTGCCCGCGTACAGCAGATCATGAACTTGCTGCAGACCACTTCCCCTTCCTATATCCTGATGGCATCGTTGGATACCTCCCGCCGTCAAATTGCTCTGGAGGGCAAGGAACTGCTGGATCAGGCAATCCAACTGGCCGGTTATGTCCGACAGGAAATCAACAAGATTCCCGGCTTTTACTGTTACGGTGAAGAACTTCTCGGTCAGCCCGGTGTCTATGCCATCGATCCCACCAAAATCTGCATCACCTGCCGTGATCTTGGCATCACCGGCTTTGACCTGGATATGATCCTCTCCAACAAGTATCACATCCAGATGGAACTGTCTGACCTGTATAACGTTCTGGCCGTCGGCTCCTTCGGCGATACCCGGGAGAATATGGATAAACTGCTCGACGCGCTGCGCGAGATCTCCAAAGAATACATAAACGAAAATACCCGCAAGGCAGACTTCCTGGATATCCCGCCCATCCCCAAACAGGTCCTGATTCCCAGAGAAGCGTTCAATGGCAACAAGACCTCGGTTCCGCTCAAGGAATCCGTGGGTGAAGTATCCGGAGAATTCCTGATGGCCTATCCGCCGGGAATCCCAATCCTTTGCCCCGGAGAAGTCATCACAGAAGAAATTGTCAACTACGTCGAAGATCTGAAGAAAACCGGACTCTACGTCCAAGGCACGGAAGATCCCAAGGTGGAAAATATCCTTGTCGTAGTTTAA
- a CDS encoding bifunctional enoyl-CoA hydratase/phosphate acetyltransferase, whose product MKEVKLSRPAVLAVAAAEDEPVIEAVVAAKKLGLVRPILFGDEQKIRELLGSETEIEVVAAATPEESAHLACQAADEGRADMILKGLLETKTLLKEVLNKEFDLRRSPVLSHVMIYDIPTYHKLLLTTDGGMVAYPTLEQKVEILRNAVQVAHKLEIECPKAACVCAVEKVNEKMPCTVDARALEDMNKAGELTGCVVQGPLALDNAISKEAAAHKGITGEVAGDADIILVPTIEAGNIMGKTLSYFANAVNAGIIMGAKVPVLLVSRADSAEAKLYSILLGALVSQDTK is encoded by the coding sequence ATGAAAGAGGTCAAGCTGAGCCGCCCGGCGGTTTTAGCCGTAGCTGCCGCCGAGGACGAACCGGTGATCGAGGCGGTTGTAGCAGCGAAAAAGCTGGGATTGGTCAGACCAATCCTGTTTGGAGACGAACAGAAGATTCGGGAGCTGCTGGGTTCAGAGACAGAGATTGAAGTTGTGGCAGCCGCGACTCCGGAGGAGTCGGCTCACCTGGCCTGTCAGGCTGCTGATGAGGGTAGGGCGGACATGATTCTGAAAGGGCTTTTAGAAACCAAAACATTGCTGAAAGAAGTTCTGAATAAAGAATTTGATCTGCGTCGTTCACCCGTTCTGTCTCATGTAATGATCTATGATATTCCAACCTACCACAAACTACTGCTGACAACTGACGGCGGAATGGTCGCCTATCCGACACTGGAACAGAAGGTGGAAATTCTCCGGAATGCGGTTCAGGTTGCTCATAAGCTTGAGATTGAATGTCCTAAGGCAGCCTGTGTCTGCGCAGTGGAGAAGGTCAATGAGAAAATGCCCTGCACAGTGGATGCCAGAGCATTGGAAGATATGAATAAAGCCGGTGAATTGACCGGCTGTGTTGTTCAGGGTCCCTTGGCATTGGACAATGCAATATCCAAGGAAGCGGCCGCGCATAAGGGGATTACCGGTGAAGTTGCCGGCGATGCCGACATCATCTTGGTACCGACCATCGAGGCCGGCAATATCATGGGCAAAACCCTGAGCTACTTTGCCAATGCGGTAAATGCCGGAATCATCATGGGTGCCAAGGTTCCTGTTCTGCTCGTTTCCCGGGCCGACAGCGCCGAAGCAAAACTGTATTCCATCCTGCTGGGCGCTCTGGTCAGCCAGGATACCAAGTAG
- a CDS encoding alpha-hydroxy-acid oxidizing protein codes for MNHQEIRTKARELLKPFCRVCPECNGVACRGEVPGMGGKGTGRAFMNNYDAIKKISLNMKVVHGVKDPDLSCQIFGETMSLPVIAAPMTGTQYNMGGKMTEPEFIRELIEGCHLANILPSLGDGETKNLLMEGIHTLNELNHKGLVFIKPWLNEELKSRMSMLNPELTPAFGTDLDGCGLVFMNKNGMGVYPKSEAEIREIKKASRMPFIIKGIMTVEDAIACYKAGADAIVVSNHGGRVLDCARGTAEVLPEIASKLKGKLTILVDGGIRDGVDVFKMLALGADAVLIGRPFVTYAFGGGRDGVALYVEKLKAELKSTMLLTGAANLQEITSEKIHLHNN; via the coding sequence ATGAATCATCAGGAAATCAGAACCAAAGCCAGAGAACTGCTGAAACCTTTCTGCCGGGTCTGTCCCGAATGCAACGGGGTTGCCTGCCGCGGTGAAGTGCCTGGCATGGGTGGTAAAGGAACCGGACGGGCTTTTATGAATAATTATGACGCGATCAAGAAAATCAGCTTAAACATGAAAGTGGTCCATGGAGTGAAAGATCCCGATCTGAGCTGTCAGATCTTCGGAGAAACGATGTCTCTTCCTGTGATAGCGGCACCCATGACAGGAACTCAATATAATATGGGGGGCAAGATGACCGAGCCGGAATTTATCCGGGAGCTCATTGAAGGCTGTCATCTGGCGAATATTCTGCCATCGCTGGGGGATGGCGAAACCAAGAATCTCTTGATGGAAGGTATCCACACGTTAAATGAATTGAATCATAAGGGACTGGTGTTCATTAAACCCTGGCTCAACGAAGAGCTGAAAAGCCGCATGAGCATGCTCAATCCGGAACTGACTCCAGCCTTTGGCACGGATCTGGATGGATGCGGGCTGGTATTCATGAATAAAAATGGAATGGGAGTGTATCCTAAATCAGAGGCGGAGATCCGGGAAATCAAAAAAGCTTCCCGCATGCCGTTCATCATTAAGGGCATTATGACGGTGGAGGATGCCATTGCCTGCTACAAGGCCGGAGCGGATGCCATCGTCGTGTCCAACCACGGGGGACGGGTACTCGACTGCGCCCGGGGAACAGCCGAGGTGCTTCCGGAAATCGCCAGCAAGCTGAAAGGCAAGCTGACCATCCTTGTCGATGGCGGAATTCGGGACGGAGTGGATGTCTTTAAGATGCTCGCTCTGGGCGCGGATGCGGTCCTGATTGGCCGTCCCTTTGTTACCTACGCGTTTGGCGGCGGTCGGGACGGTGTTGCCCTGTATGTGGAAAAGCTGAAAGCGGAGTTAAAGAGCACCATGCTTCTGACGGGGGCAGCCAACCTTCAGGAGATCACATCCGAAAAGATACATTTACATAATAATTAA
- a CDS encoding DUF523 domain-containing protein has product MKILVSACLLGEAVRYDGRSSPVDWIQTLAAQHELISFCPEVEGGLPVPREAAELTRDARLVLETGGGGVLTKTGSDVTEAFVTGARAALVCCRKYGVTVALLKERSPSCGSHAVYDGSHTGRLIPGAGLTATLLEENGIKVFSENDRDQLQQFASSSKE; this is encoded by the coding sequence ATGAAAATATTGGTCAGTGCCTGCCTTCTGGGAGAAGCGGTTCGCTACGACGGACGGTCTAGCCCGGTCGATTGGATTCAGACGCTGGCAGCCCAGCATGAACTCATTTCCTTCTGTCCTGAGGTGGAAGGCGGTCTGCCCGTTCCGCGGGAAGCCGCTGAACTGACCCGTGATGCCAGACTGGTGCTTGAAACAGGTGGCGGCGGCGTCTTAACAAAAACGGGTTCGGATGTGACCGAAGCTTTTGTAACCGGTGCCCGGGCAGCACTGGTCTGTTGTCGGAAATATGGGGTCACCGTCGCTCTGCTCAAAGAGAGAAGTCCTTCCTGCGGCAGTCATGCTGTCTATGATGGAAGTCATACCGGAAGGCTTATCCCAGGTGCCGGACTGACAGCAACACTGCTCGAAGAGAACGGCATCAAAGTCTTTTCAGAAAACGACCGAGATCAGCTGCAACAGTTCGCAAGTTCTTCGAAGGAGTAA